The Streptomyces sp. Mut1 genome window below encodes:
- a CDS encoding J domain-containing protein, whose protein sequence is MTHEAAGVPTTRNDDEPQADARAEGDAPGAPGAPDAAAPDSTGSPDSPGAPGASGEGARGAAAGPEAGQGQAEAGQARPEARLAHAVRVAEQALIEFEIAVETFRVEVENFSRLHHQRLGPMYARLDELDAQIAEARAARTGDPEDLRKAEEARSIVMPMPGVDELFHDWMDSDGLSPEASAMLTEQPVRPPKRVRPTEEVRKLYRELARKAHPDLAQDETERARRDEFIARVNAAYGRGDEALLKELAQEWAAGPVAPQTELSEAEELYARLNWLTQRKELLTELAQQLEESAIGAMLRMAPDDPDHLLEEIAEQLLGEVSQREADLAALVQ, encoded by the coding sequence GTGACCCACGAAGCCGCCGGGGTGCCGACCACCCGGAACGACGATGAACCGCAGGCCGACGCACGTGCGGAAGGGGACGCCCCGGGCGCGCCGGGTGCTCCGGATGCTGCTGCTCCGGACAGCACGGGTTCTCCGGACAGCCCCGGTGCTCCGGGTGCTTCCGGTGAGGGTGCCAGGGGCGCGGCTGCGGGGCCGGAGGCCGGTCAGGGGCAGGCCGAAGCCGGTCAGGCACGGCCCGAGGCGCGGCTCGCCCATGCTGTCCGGGTGGCCGAGCAGGCGCTGATCGAGTTCGAGATCGCGGTGGAGACGTTCCGGGTCGAGGTGGAGAACTTCTCCCGGCTGCACCACCAGCGGCTCGGCCCGATGTACGCGCGGCTCGACGAGCTCGATGCGCAGATCGCCGAGGCGCGGGCGGCGAGGACAGGCGACCCGGAGGACCTGCGCAAGGCGGAGGAGGCGCGGTCGATCGTGATGCCCATGCCGGGCGTGGACGAGCTGTTCCACGACTGGATGGACTCCGACGGGCTGTCCCCCGAGGCGTCGGCCATGCTGACCGAACAGCCGGTGCGGCCCCCCAAGCGGGTCCGGCCCACCGAGGAGGTGCGCAAGCTGTACCGCGAGCTGGCCCGCAAGGCCCACCCGGACCTGGCCCAGGACGAGACGGAGCGGGCCAGGCGGGACGAGTTCATCGCGCGGGTCAACGCAGCCTATGGGCGCGGCGACGAGGCTCTGCTGAAGGAGCTGGCCCAGGAGTGGGCGGCCGGGCCGGTCGCCCCGCAGACGGAGCTGAGCGAGGCCGAGGAGCTCTACGCCCGGCTGAACTGGCTGACGCAGCGCAAGGAGCTGCTGACGGAGCTGGCCCAGCAGCTTGAGGAGAGCGCGATCGGCGCCATGCTGCGGATGGCCCCGGACGATCCGGACCATCTGCTGGAGGAGATCGCCGAACAGCTGCTGGGCGAGGTTTCGCAGCGCGAGGCGGACCTCGCCGCTCTGGTGCAGTAG
- the paaC gene encoding 1,2-phenylacetyl-CoA epoxidase subunit PaaC: MTAALALGDDALVLSHRLGEWAGHAPVLEEEVALANIALDLLGQARLLLSLVGDEDELAYLREERAFRNVQLVEQPNGDFAHTIARQLYFSVHQEGLYEQLAAGDGAFAGVAAKAVKEVAYHRDHAEQWTLRLGDGTDESHERMQRAVDALWRFTGELFQPVEGVDVDWQALHDRWLESVTTVLERATLTVPSGPRSGAWTAGAGRQGIHTESFGRMIAEMQHLHRSHPGASW; this comes from the coding sequence GTGACCGCGGCCCTCGCCCTCGGCGACGACGCGCTGGTGCTCTCCCACCGGCTCGGGGAGTGGGCCGGCCACGCCCCGGTGCTGGAGGAGGAAGTGGCCCTCGCCAACATCGCCCTGGACCTGCTGGGCCAGGCACGGCTGCTGCTCTCGCTCGTGGGCGACGAGGACGAACTGGCCTATCTGCGGGAGGAGCGCGCCTTCCGCAACGTCCAGCTGGTCGAACAGCCGAACGGCGACTTCGCCCACACCATCGCCCGACAGCTCTACTTCTCGGTCCATCAGGAGGGGCTGTACGAGCAGCTGGCCGCAGGCGACGGCGCGTTCGCCGGAGTAGCGGCCAAGGCGGTCAAGGAGGTCGCCTACCACCGGGACCACGCCGAGCAGTGGACGCTGCGCCTCGGCGACGGGACGGACGAGAGCCACGAGCGGATGCAGCGCGCGGTGGACGCGCTGTGGCGCTTCACCGGCGAGCTGTTCCAGCCGGTCGAAGGCGTGGACGTGGACTGGCAGGCACTGCACGACCGCTGGCTGGAGTCCGTCACCACCGTCCTGGAGCGGGCGACCTTGACGGTGCCTTCGGGGCCGCGGTCCGGCGCCTGGACAGCGGGTGCGGGCCGACAGGGCATCCACACCGAGTCCTTCGGACGGATGATCGCCGAGATGCAGCACCTGCACCGCAGCCACCCGGGGGCGTCATGGTGA
- a CDS encoding Stp1/IreP family PP2C-type Ser/Thr phosphatase, translating to MSLSLRFAAGSHKGMIREGNEDSGYAGPRLLAIADGMGGQAAGEVASSEVISTLVQLDDDVPGSDILTSLGTAVQRANDQLRMMVEEDPQLEGMGTTLTALLWTGQRLGLVHVGDSRAYLLRDGVLTQITQDHTWVQRLVDEGRITEEEATTHPQRSLLMRALGSGDHVEPDLSIREVRAGDRYLICSDGLSGVVSHQTMEETLASYQGPQETIQDLIQLALRGGGPDNITCIVADVFDVDSNDTLAGQLNDTPVIVGAVAENQAAQLNDDGAMQTPAGRAAGLGRPVPPPAGGFGPPGSGEDVGYDGMPEGSFGSYSDDDFDKPSGRKWLKRSLYIVLALAVIGGGLYGGYRWTQTQFYVGAKNDNVALYRGISQDLGWVSLSKVEKDHPEIELKYLPPYQRKKVEATIAEGSLADAREKINELSNQASACKKAAQRRAAEENAKGDEGQATGTDSDTTKTSKTSKTPGGDTRTEQTSTTPTPGPSLSEEEKKLVPQCGEK from the coding sequence ATGAGTCTTTCCCTGCGCTTCGCCGCCGGATCGCACAAGGGCATGATCCGGGAAGGGAACGAGGACTCCGGCTACGCCGGCCCCCGCCTTCTCGCGATCGCCGACGGCATGGGCGGCCAGGCGGCCGGTGAGGTCGCCAGCTCCGAGGTGATCTCCACGCTCGTCCAGCTGGACGACGACGTGCCGGGCTCCGACATCCTCACCTCGCTCGGTACGGCGGTCCAGCGGGCCAACGACCAGCTGCGGATGATGGTCGAGGAGGACCCCCAGCTGGAGGGCATGGGCACCACGCTCACCGCCCTGCTGTGGACCGGTCAGCGCCTCGGCCTCGTCCACGTCGGCGACTCGCGGGCGTACCTGCTGCGCGACGGTGTCCTGACCCAGATCACGCAGGACCACACCTGGGTCCAGCGCCTGGTCGACGAGGGCCGGATCACCGAGGAGGAGGCCACCACCCACCCGCAGCGCTCCCTGCTGATGCGCGCGCTGGGCAGTGGCGACCACGTCGAACCCGACCTCTCCATCCGTGAGGTCCGGGCCGGCGACCGGTACCTGATCTGCTCCGACGGGCTCTCCGGCGTCGTCTCCCACCAGACGATGGAGGAGACGCTCGCGAGCTATCAGGGCCCCCAGGAGACCATCCAGGACCTGATCCAGCTCGCCCTGCGCGGCGGCGGACCCGACAACATCACCTGCATCGTCGCCGACGTCTTCGACGTGGACAGCAACGACACCCTGGCCGGGCAGCTCAACGACACCCCGGTCATCGTCGGCGCCGTCGCCGAGAACCAGGCGGCCCAGCTGAACGACGACGGCGCGATGCAGACGCCCGCCGGCCGCGCGGCCGGTCTCGGCCGTCCCGTACCGCCGCCCGCCGGTGGCTTCGGCCCTCCCGGCAGCGGTGAAGACGTCGGATACGACGGGATGCCGGAGGGTTCCTTCGGGTCCTACTCCGACGACGACTTCGACAAGCCCAGCGGTCGCAAGTGGCTCAAGCGGTCCCTGTACATCGTGCTCGCGCTGGCCGTCATCGGCGGTGGCCTGTACGGCGGTTACCGCTGGACGCAGACCCAGTTCTACGTCGGCGCGAAGAACGACAACGTCGCTCTGTACCGGGGCATCAGCCAGGACCTGGGCTGGGTCTCGCTCTCGAAGGTCGAGAAGGACCACCCCGAGATCGAACTCAAGTACCTCCCGCCCTACCAGCGCAAGAAGGTCGAGGCGACGATCGCCGAGGGCAGCCTCGCCGACGCCCGCGAGAAGATCAACGAGCTCTCCAACCAGGCGTCCGCCTGCAAGAAGGCCGCACAGCGCCGCGCGGCGGAGGAGAACGCCAAGGGCGACGAGGGCCAGGCGACGGGCACGGACAGCGACACCACGAAGACGTCGAAGACGTCCAAGACACCCGGTGGCGACACCAGGACCGAGCAGACTTCCACGACTCCCACTCCTGGGCCCAGCCTCTCGGAGGAAGAGAAGAAGCTGGTCCCGCAGTGCGGTGAGAAGTAG
- the paaD gene encoding 1,2-phenylacetyl-CoA epoxidase subunit PaaD — MVTWTPLEEELLGLAGSVPDPELPVLTLEDLGVVRSVEVTEPGRVTVKLTPTYTGCPAIEAMSTDIERVLHDYGVPEVSVETVLSPAWSTDDITAEGRRKLAEFGIAPPRPHDAASGSGGPVPVTLSVRCPHCGSTDTELLSRFSSTACKALRRCVACREPFDHFKEL, encoded by the coding sequence ATGGTGACCTGGACACCCCTTGAGGAGGAGCTGCTCGGCCTGGCGGGCTCGGTCCCCGACCCGGAGCTGCCCGTGCTGACGCTGGAGGACCTGGGCGTGGTCCGGAGCGTGGAGGTGACCGAGCCGGGCCGGGTCACGGTCAAGCTCACGCCGACCTACACCGGCTGCCCGGCGATAGAGGCCATGTCCACGGACATCGAGCGCGTGCTCCACGACTACGGCGTGCCCGAGGTATCCGTGGAGACGGTCCTGTCCCCGGCCTGGTCGACGGACGACATCACCGCCGAAGGACGCCGCAAACTGGCCGAGTTCGGCATAGCGCCGCCTCGGCCCCACGACGCCGCCTCCGGCTCCGGCGGCCCGGTGCCGGTCACCCTGTCCGTGCGCTGCCCGCACTGCGGCTCCACCGACACGGAGTTGCTGAGCCGGTTCTCCTCCACCGCTTGCAAGGCGCTCCGCCGCTGCGTGGCGTGCCGCGAGCCGTTCGACCACTTCAAGGAGTTGTAG
- a CDS encoding FhaA domain-containing protein, whose amino-acid sequence MGVMKRFEQRLEGLVNGTFAKVFKSEVQPVEIAGALQRECDNNATIWNRERTVVPNDFIVELSAPDYERLSPYSGQLGDELSGLVRDYAKQQRYTFMGPIKVHLEKADDLDTGLYRVRSRTLASSSSQGQGHGGPSPQQGYQNTPGDAQHGRPAPGRPAPQAPGGYGYPPVSAPPMPAAPPPGAGRHQGSDRRPPATPTPPPSVQVRRWIEINGTRHQISRPTLVMGRSTDADVRIDDPGVSRRHCEIRTGTPSTIQDLGSTNGIVVDGQHTTRATLRDGSRIVVGSTTIVYRQAEG is encoded by the coding sequence ATGGGAGTGATGAAGCGTTTCGAGCAGCGTCTCGAAGGTCTGGTCAACGGCACTTTCGCCAAGGTCTTCAAGTCCGAGGTCCAGCCGGTCGAGATCGCGGGTGCCCTCCAGCGGGAGTGCGACAACAACGCCACCATCTGGAATCGTGAGCGCACCGTCGTCCCCAACGACTTCATCGTCGAACTCAGCGCCCCCGACTACGAGCGCCTGAGCCCCTACTCCGGCCAGCTGGGCGACGAACTCTCCGGTCTCGTCCGGGACTACGCCAAGCAGCAGCGGTACACCTTCATGGGCCCCATCAAGGTGCACCTGGAGAAGGCCGACGACCTGGACACCGGTCTCTACCGGGTCCGAAGCCGCACCCTGGCGTCGAGTTCGTCACAGGGCCAGGGTCACGGCGGACCGTCCCCCCAGCAGGGCTATCAGAACACTCCGGGAGACGCCCAGCACGGCCGTCCCGCCCCCGGACGCCCCGCCCCACAGGCTCCCGGCGGCTACGGCTACCCGCCGGTCTCCGCTCCGCCCATGCCCGCGGCCCCGCCGCCGGGCGCCGGGCGTCACCAGGGCTCCGACCGGCGCCCGCCGGCCACTCCCACCCCACCCCCGAGCGTGCAGGTGCGGCGCTGGATCGAGATCAACGGCACCCGCCATCAGATCTCCCGCCCGACGCTGGTGATGGGCCGCAGCACCGATGCCGACGTGCGGATCGACGACCCCGGCGTCTCCCGCCGGCACTGTGAGATCAGGACCGGAACGCCCTCGACGATCCAGGATCTCGGGTCTACCAACGGCATCGTGGTAGACGGGCAGCACACCACCCGCGCTACGCTCCGCGACGGCTCGCGGATCGTCGTGGGCAGCACCACCATCGTTTACCGGCAAGCCGAAGGGTGA
- a CDS encoding acyl-CoA dehydrogenase family protein has translation MDFTFTEEQQAAVEAARAVLSGVAPDAVPSPALVPGAVAEDIDRPLWSRLAAADLLSLTLAPEHGGAGLDLIALCLVLRESAKVLARVPLLETCAVAMTLQRYAGGGPVTELLPRVGRGELVLTAGANGRTGHEPAERAVTAHRDDGPDALGDGHGGNAAWVLDGVQSAVPWAQAADWIAVPAHTASARAVPAHTGEAGAEGGGTGEGRAVLALVRRDQEGVTVAEQVSTSGERFGEVRLDRVRVGPGELIEAPGAWEWLRDLLTVGTCALGLGLGETVLSMTSQYTSEREQFGFPVATFQAVAVQAADRYIDLRAMEVTLWQAAWRITTGGVGELPAAGDVAVAKIWASDGVRRVVQTAQHLHGGFGADTEYALHRFHAWAKQIELSLGSAAAHEEALADLLAAHPPV, from the coding sequence GTGGACTTCACTTTCACCGAGGAGCAGCAGGCGGCCGTCGAGGCGGCGCGCGCGGTCCTGTCCGGCGTCGCACCCGATGCGGTGCCCAGCCCCGCGCTCGTACCGGGTGCGGTGGCCGAGGACATCGACCGGCCCCTGTGGTCCCGGCTCGCCGCCGCCGACCTGCTGAGCCTCACGCTGGCCCCGGAGCACGGCGGGGCGGGGCTCGACCTCATCGCGCTCTGCCTGGTGCTCCGCGAGTCCGCGAAGGTCCTCGCCCGCGTACCGCTGCTGGAGACGTGCGCGGTGGCCATGACCCTCCAGCGGTACGCGGGCGGGGGGCCGGTCACGGAGCTGCTGCCCCGCGTCGGCCGGGGCGAGTTGGTGCTCACCGCCGGGGCCAACGGGCGCACCGGCCACGAGCCGGCCGAACGGGCCGTCACCGCGCACAGGGACGACGGGCCGGACGCTCTTGGGGACGGCCACGGGGGCAACGCCGCATGGGTGCTGGACGGCGTGCAGTCGGCGGTTCCGTGGGCACAGGCCGCGGACTGGATCGCGGTCCCCGCCCACACTGCCTCCGCCCGCGCCGTCCCCGCCCACACGGGGGAGGCCGGCGCCGAGGGCGGTGGCACCGGGGAGGGCCGGGCCGTCCTGGCGCTCGTCCGGCGCGACCAGGAGGGCGTCACCGTCGCCGAGCAGGTCTCCACCAGCGGGGAGCGCTTCGGCGAGGTCCGGCTGGACAGGGTGCGGGTCGGGCCCGGCGAGCTGATCGAGGCGCCCGGCGCCTGGGAGTGGCTGCGCGACCTGCTCACCGTGGGGACCTGTGCCCTCGGGCTCGGGCTCGGCGAGACGGTGCTGAGCATGACGAGCCAGTACACGAGCGAGCGGGAGCAGTTCGGCTTCCCGGTGGCGACCTTCCAGGCCGTCGCCGTACAGGCAGCCGACCGCTACATCGATCTCCGTGCCATGGAAGTGACCCTCTGGCAGGCGGCCTGGAGGATCACCACGGGAGGAGTGGGCGAGCTGCCCGCGGCGGGCGATGTGGCGGTGGCGAAGATCTGGGCGTCGGACGGGGTCCGCCGGGTCGTGCAGACGGCTCAGCACCTGCACGGCGGCTTCGGCGCGGACACCGAGTACGCCCTGCACCGCTTCCATGCCTGGGCGAAACAGATCGAGCTGTCGCTCGGATCCGCAGCGGCCCACGAAGAGGCCCTGGCAGACCTCCTGGCAGCCCACCCGCCGGTGTGA
- a CDS encoding MarR family winged helix-turn-helix transcriptional regulator gives MPGTPEEREESLDVIQRELTAFARRARAAAARLHPELPLVSYTLLAHIDDQKGCRATDLAAHYMLDKSTVSRQIGALEKLGLVERHPDPDDHRIQVLHPTEAGTQALAATQASRRAAYQERLADWTADDLSRFAAYLLRYNATGDAPQA, from the coding sequence GTGCCAGGCACCCCCGAAGAACGCGAGGAGTCGCTGGATGTCATCCAGCGCGAACTGACCGCCTTCGCACGCCGTGCGCGAGCAGCGGCGGCCCGGCTCCACCCGGAGCTGCCCCTGGTCTCCTACACGCTGCTGGCGCACATCGACGACCAGAAGGGCTGCCGCGCGACCGACCTGGCAGCGCACTACATGCTCGACAAGTCCACGGTCAGCCGGCAGATCGGCGCCCTGGAAAAACTCGGCCTGGTCGAGCGCCACCCGGATCCGGACGATCACCGCATCCAGGTCCTCCACCCCACCGAGGCCGGAACACAGGCCCTCGCCGCCACCCAGGCCAGCCGCCGCGCCGCCTATCAGGAACGCCTCGCGGACTGGACGGCCGACGACCTCAGCCGCTTCGCCGCCTACCTCCTGCGCTACAACGCGACGGGCGACGCCCCGCAGGCGTAG
- a CDS encoding DUF2252 domain-containing protein has protein sequence MNGIEVTSPPVERGGSGGAEAAGRLRAGGGGGGPRIPVVPGFARRAGAGVDAEAGADPCGGAVFAEVVGAPKEKGKVLRARVPRSSHAKPAMPAGRPDAVRAVEESNRGRVPGLTPIRVGRMAATPFAFLRGSAGLMAHDLVGTPVTGVTAQLCGDAHAANFGLYGDARGSLVIDLNDFDETVSGPWEWDLKRLATSLVLAGREAGADEDTCRRAAHDTVGAYRRTMRLLARMPTLDAWNAIADEELVSHADARDLAGTLERVSAKARNNTSARFAAKSTEECEDGGRRFVDAPPVLRRVPDAEAAAVAAGLGDYLGTVPEDRAPLLARYAIHDVAFRVVGTGSVGTRSYVVLLLDYQGEPLVLQVKEARPSVLVPHLAAAGFEVPEVAHEGRRVVLGQKRMQVVSDHLLGWTTVEGRPFQVRQFRNRKGSVDPATLAADQVDDYGRMTGALLARAHAHTADPRLVAGYCGKNEELDEAVAAFAVAYADRTEADHAELVRAIGAGRIAAELGV, from the coding sequence ATGAACGGAATCGAAGTCACTTCGCCGCCGGTGGAACGGGGCGGTTCCGGTGGGGCGGAAGCGGCTGGCCGGCTCCGCGCCGGCGGGGGCGGGGGCGGACCGCGCATTCCGGTCGTGCCGGGCTTCGCGCGTCGCGCGGGTGCCGGTGTGGACGCGGAGGCGGGCGCGGACCCATGTGGCGGTGCGGTTTTCGCGGAGGTCGTGGGGGCGCCGAAGGAGAAGGGCAAGGTGCTGCGGGCGCGAGTGCCCAGGTCCTCCCACGCGAAGCCGGCGATGCCTGCCGGGCGACCCGACGCGGTGCGCGCGGTCGAGGAGTCCAACCGGGGCCGTGTCCCCGGACTCACGCCGATACGGGTGGGCCGGATGGCCGCCACCCCCTTCGCCTTCCTGCGCGGTTCGGCCGGGCTGATGGCCCATGACCTGGTGGGCACCCCCGTCACCGGGGTCACCGCCCAACTCTGCGGCGACGCGCACGCGGCCAACTTCGGGCTGTACGGCGACGCGCGGGGCAGTCTCGTCATCGACCTGAACGACTTCGACGAGACCGTGTCGGGGCCCTGGGAGTGGGACCTCAAGCGCCTCGCCACCTCGCTGGTGCTCGCGGGCCGCGAGGCCGGTGCCGACGAGGACACCTGCCGCAGGGCCGCCCACGACACGGTGGGCGCCTACCGGCGGACGATGCGGCTGCTGGCCAGGATGCCCACGCTCGACGCGTGGAACGCCATCGCCGACGAGGAGCTCGTCTCCCACGCCGACGCGCGGGACCTGGCCGGCACCCTGGAGCGGGTCTCCGCGAAGGCCCGCAACAACACCAGCGCACGCTTCGCGGCCAAGTCCACGGAGGAGTGCGAGGACGGCGGCCGCCGTTTCGTGGACGCGCCGCCGGTGCTGCGCCGGGTGCCGGATGCCGAGGCCGCGGCCGTGGCGGCCGGGCTCGGCGACTACCTGGGGACCGTCCCGGAGGACAGGGCGCCGCTGCTCGCCCGGTACGCGATCCACGATGTGGCCTTCCGGGTGGTCGGCACGGGCAGCGTCGGCACCCGTTCTTACGTGGTGCTGCTGCTGGACTACCAGGGAGAGCCGCTGGTGCTCCAGGTGAAGGAGGCCCGGCCCTCGGTCCTGGTGCCGCATCTGGCCGCCGCGGGGTTCGAGGTGCCGGAGGTCGCGCACGAGGGCCGGCGCGTGGTGCTCGGGCAGAAGCGGATGCAGGTCGTCAGCGACCATCTGCTGGGCTGGACGACCGTGGAGGGGAGGCCGTTCCAGGTGCGGCAGTTCAGAAACCGCAAGGGCAGCGTCGACCCGGCCACGCTGGCAGCCGACCAGGTCGACGACTACGGCCGGATGACCGGTGCGCTGCTGGCGCGTGCCCATGCGCACACCGCGGACCCGAGGCTGGTCGCGGGTTACTGCGGCAAGAACGAGGAGCTGGACGAGGCGGTGGCGGCGTTCGCGGTGGCGTACGCGGACCGTACCGAGGCGGATCACGCGGAGCTGGTGCGGGCGATCGGGGCCGGGCGAATAGCCGCTGAGCTGGGGGTGTGA
- a CDS encoding FHA domain-containing protein FhaB/FipA — MSELTLTVMRLGFLAVLWLFVIVAVQVIRSDLFGTRVTQRGSRRTATDARPPQARQNAAAAPPPQRQQPGRQRRGAPTKLVVSEGTLTGTTVALQGQTITLGRAHDSTIVLDDDYASSRHARIYPDRDGQWIVEDLGSTNGTYLDRTRLTTPTPVPLGAPIRIGKTVIELRK; from the coding sequence ATGTCAGAGCTGACCCTTACGGTCATGCGGCTAGGTTTCCTGGCTGTTCTGTGGCTGTTCGTGATCGTGGCCGTCCAGGTCATTCGAAGTGACCTGTTCGGAACGCGCGTCACGCAGCGCGGCTCACGCCGCACCGCGACCGACGCACGTCCGCCACAGGCACGCCAGAACGCTGCGGCGGCACCGCCACCGCAGCGCCAGCAGCCCGGCCGCCAGCGCCGGGGTGCACCGACCAAGCTGGTCGTATCCGAGGGCACGCTCACCGGCACCACGGTGGCGCTCCAGGGACAGACCATCACGCTGGGCCGGGCCCATGATTCAACGATCGTGCTGGACGACGACTACGCGTCCAGCAGGCATGCCAGGATCTACCCCGACCGTGACGGCCAGTGGATCGTCGAGGATCTCGGGTCCACCAACGGCACGTACCTGGACCGGACCCGCCTCACCACCCCGACGCCTGTTCCGCTGGGCGCGCCGATCCGAATCGGCAAGACCGTCATCGAGCTGCGGAAGTAG
- the paaB gene encoding 1,2-phenylacetyl-CoA epoxidase subunit PaaB: MSSSTDWPLWEVFVRSRRGLSHTHAGSLHAPDAEMALRNARDLYTRRSEGVSLWVVPSAQITASSPDEKDSFFEPAGDKPYRHPTFYEIPDGVKHL, from the coding sequence ATGAGCAGCTCGACGGACTGGCCGCTGTGGGAGGTGTTCGTCCGCTCGCGGCGAGGCCTCTCCCACACCCACGCCGGCAGCCTGCACGCGCCGGACGCCGAGATGGCCCTGCGCAACGCGCGCGACCTCTACACCCGCCGGTCCGAGGGGGTCTCGCTGTGGGTGGTGCCCTCCGCCCAGATCACGGCATCCTCGCCGGACGAGAAGGACTCCTTCTTCGAACCGGCCGGTGACAAGCCGTACCGGCACCCGACGTTCTACGAGATCCCGGACGGGGTGAAGCACCTGTGA
- a CDS encoding 2Fe-2S iron-sulfur cluster-binding protein has translation MFHPLRVSGIERLTDDSVAVTFAVPPDLHKTFRHKPGQHLNVRYTVDGKEVRRSYSICAPATEQPAVPALRVGIRLVDGGAFSTYALKELLVGDTIEAMPPMGRFVLEPRAGQFAAIVGGSGITPVLSIAATLLAREPDARFCLIRSDRTAASTMFLDEVADLKDRYPDRFQLVTALSREEQQAGLPSGRLDGERLSGLLPALLPVGEIDGWYLCGPLGLVRSAEDALHGLGVDRSRIHQEIFHVDEAPAAPAGPRVEAPVGSTLTATLDGRSGKWPVAEGESLLETVLRSRSDAPYACKGGVCGTCRAFLVAGKVRMDRNFALEPEETDAGYVLACQSHPVTEEVELDFDR, from the coding sequence ATGTTCCATCCGCTCCGGGTCAGCGGGATCGAGCGCCTGACGGACGATTCGGTGGCCGTCACCTTCGCCGTGCCGCCGGACCTGCACAAGACCTTCCGGCACAAGCCCGGCCAGCATCTCAACGTGCGCTACACCGTTGACGGCAAGGAGGTCCGCCGCTCCTACTCGATCTGCGCCCCGGCCACCGAGCAACCGGCCGTTCCGGCGCTGCGCGTGGGCATCCGGCTCGTGGACGGCGGCGCTTTCTCGACGTACGCGCTCAAGGAGCTGCTGGTCGGCGACACGATCGAGGCGATGCCCCCGATGGGCCGCTTCGTACTGGAGCCCCGCGCCGGTCAGTTCGCGGCGATCGTGGGCGGCAGCGGCATCACTCCCGTGCTGTCCATAGCGGCCACCCTGCTCGCCCGCGAGCCGGATGCCAGGTTCTGCCTGATCCGCAGCGACCGGACGGCCGCCTCGACCATGTTCCTGGACGAGGTCGCCGACCTGAAGGACCGCTACCCGGACCGGTTCCAGCTGGTCACCGCCCTGTCCAGGGAGGAGCAGCAGGCCGGCCTGCCCTCGGGCCGGCTGGACGGCGAGCGGCTCTCCGGACTGTTGCCCGCCCTGCTGCCGGTGGGAGAGATCGACGGCTGGTATCTGTGCGGCCCGCTGGGCCTGGTCCGGTCGGCCGAGGACGCGCTGCACGGGCTGGGCGTGGACCGCTCCCGCATCCACCAGGAGATCTTCCACGTCGACGAGGCACCGGCGGCCCCCGCCGGCCCCCGGGTCGAGGCCCCAGTCGGCAGCACGCTGACGGCGACCCTCGACGGGCGGTCGGGCAAGTGGCCGGTCGCGGAGGGCGAGTCGCTGCTGGAGACGGTGCTGCGCAGCCGCTCGGACGCGCCGTACGCGTGCAAGGGCGGGGTCTGCGGGACGTGCCGGGCCTTCCTCGTGGCGGGCAAGGTACGGATGGACCGCAACTTCGCCCTGGAGCCGGAGGAGACGGACGCGGGCTACGTGCTGGCCTGCCAGTCCCATCCGGTGACCGAGGAGGTGGAGCTCGACTTCGACCGCTGA
- a CDS encoding rhodanese-like domain-containing protein, whose protein sequence is MNFGPLPTVDVAAVPADGLVLDVRENDEWAAGHVDGALHIPMSDFVGRFGEVTEAVEDGRRVHVMCRVGGRSAQVTQYLVQQGIDAVNIEGGMLAWDGAGRPMVTDNGAPAFVA, encoded by the coding sequence ATGAATTTCGGCCCGCTTCCCACGGTTGATGTCGCTGCCGTACCGGCGGACGGCCTGGTGCTGGACGTCCGGGAGAACGACGAGTGGGCGGCCGGGCACGTCGACGGTGCCCTGCACATTCCGATGAGCGACTTCGTGGGCCGCTTCGGTGAGGTGACCGAGGCGGTGGAGGACGGCCGGCGCGTGCATGTGATGTGCCGGGTCGGCGGCCGCTCCGCCCAGGTCACCCAGTACCTCGTGCAGCAGGGCATCGACGCCGTGAACATCGAGGGCGGCATGCTCGCCTGGGACGGCGCGGGCCGCCCGATGGTCACCGACAACGGGGCCCCGGCCTTCGTCGCCTGA